In Trichoderma atroviride chromosome 2, complete sequence, one DNA window encodes the following:
- a CDS encoding uncharacterized protein (antiSMASH:Cluster_2.2~SECRETED:SignalP(1-19)~CAZy:GH18) codes for MLFQKTLAGLGLLASLASAAPSLRRRQDPAGLNVVYWGQNGGGTIENNDLSAYCTATSDIDVLVLSSLWQWSNGATAMGGSFGQSCGVTSSGQPQNCDALVAAITKCKNAGVKIILSIGGAAAYSSFASADEASAAGQYVWNAYGGGSGVTRPFGNNIVDGFDLDLELATGNEYFIPFLNTLRSNFASDPSHTYVITGAPQCPIPEPNMGIIIQGVQFDYLWIQFYNNNNYTVPCSLGINGGAPFNYNNWTSFVETTPSKNAKLFVGVPASPLGANGSPTGSVYYATPQQLAQIVAEVKGNSNFGGIMMWSAGFSDSNVNNGCNYAQEAKNILLTGSPCSSGPVTASLPPVPTSTSASSPPGSSSTPPSGSGSVPQWGQCGGDGYTGPTQCVAPYKCVATSEWWSQCE; via the exons ATGCTCTTTCAAAAGACTCTCGCAGGCCTCGGCCTCTTGGCCAGCCTTGCTTCGGCCGCTCCCTCTCTTAGACGTCGACAGGACCCCGCGGGCCTTAACGTTGTTTACTGGGGCCAGAATGGTGGCGGAACCATTGAGAACAACGATCTTTCTGCGTACTGTACAGCAACCAGCGATATTGATGTATTGGTCTTATCATC ATTATGGCAGTGGTCAAATGGTGCTACGGCCATGGGAGGCTCATTTGGTCAATCT TGTGGAGTTACCAGCTCAGGCCAACCCCAGAACTGCGACGCCTTAGTTGCTGCTATAACAAAATGCAAGAACGCTGGCGTGAAAATTATACTCAGCATTGGAGGCGCAGCTGCCTATTCTAGTTTCGCATCGGCAGATGAGGCCTCAGCAGCCGGTCAATACGTATGGAATGCGTATGGCGGTGGAAGTGGTGTCACAAG GCCTTTTGGTAACAACATCGTGGATGGCTTTGATTTGGACCTTGAACTGGCCACTGGGAACGAATACTTCATCCCTTTCCTCAACACGCTTCGGTCGAACTTTGCCAGTGATCCCAGTCACACCTATGTGATCACAGGAGCTCCG CAATGTCCCATTCC AGAACCCAACATGGGAATTATCATCCAGGGCGTTCAGTTTGACTATTTATGGATTCAGTtctacaacaacaacaactatACGGTTCCCTGTAGTTTAGGTATCAATGGCGGAGCTCCTTTCAACTATAACAACTGGACGTCCTTCGTTGAAACTACACCATCCAAAAACGCAAAGCTCTTTGTTG GTGTACCTG CATCTCCGCTCGGGGCAAATGGCTCGCCAACCGGCTCAGTCTACTATGCCACTCCCCAGCAACTAGCTCAAATTGTCGCTGAAGTAAAGGGAAACTCAaactttggcggcatcatgATGTGGTCTGCTGGATTTTCCGACTCCAACGTCAACAACGGCTGCAACTATGCTCAAGAAGCGAAAAACATCTTGTTGACTGGCTCTCCTTGCTCTTCCGGGCCTGTTACTGCCTCGCTTCCTCCCGTCCCAACTTCGACTTCGGCCTCCTCGCCACCAGGAAGCAGCTCAACTCCTCCCTCTGGCTCCGGTTCCGTTCCTCAATGGGGACAA TGCGGTGGCGATGGTTACACAGGGCCAACTCAGTGTGTGGCACCATACAAATGTGTGGCTACGAGTGAGTGGTGGTCTCAGTGTGAGTAA
- a CDS encoding uncharacterized protein (antiSMASH:Cluster_2.2~EggNog:ENOG41) has protein sequence MSGPKSSFQEIPVIDLALADDPTSLPALLSALRIALTEVGFLYISNHKVPQQVLDSLVDILPRLFALPDSAKKAAALENSKHFLGYSGASTEITNGQADVREQIEFATELAAVSDPNAPLYEGLRGPNQWPTGLSELRPIVEDYISELTLLGERFLTLVAQALELPSHTFESFLSDQHRLKLVHYPAVTGSGQGVGPHKDSSGWWTFLLQASPPSVKGLQVLNKAGDWIDVPVIPGTLVVNIGQAFEVVTHGICKATIHRVLSSGDERFSIPFFQGVRRDLTKSQALGTLEDHFSNFRRDAGLESEESKAIDSPFLRGKYDTWGESQLRTKVRSHRNNGQKFYPTVYKQYIEDDM, from the exons ATGTCGGGTCCTAAAAGTAGCTTTCAGGAGATTCCCGTCATCGACCTGGCTCTGGCAGATGATCCCACATCGCTCCCGGCTCTTCTCAGCGCTCTTCGCATCGCTCTTACAGAGGTGGGATTCCTATACATCTCAAATCACAAGGTGCCTCAACAAGTACTTGACAGTCTCGTTGACATACTTCCGAGGCTATTTGCTCTGCCAGACAGTGCaaaaaaggcagcagcttTAGAGAACTCGAAGCATTTCCTTGGATACTCGGGAGCAAGCACGGAAATCACAAATGGCCAGGCCGATGTCAGGGAGCAAATCGAGTTTGCAACAGAATTGGCGGCCGTCTCAGATCCTAATGCACCTCTCTATGAAGGCCTCAGAGGTCCCAACCAG TGGCCCACTGGACTCTCGGAGCTGCGACCAATTGTTGAGGATTACATCTCCGAGTTGACTCTTCTTGGAGAACGGTTTCTTACCTTGGTTGCTCAAGCGCTAGAATTACCCAGCCACACATTCGAGTCTTTTCTCTCTGATCAGCATAGGCTCAAGCTTGTACATTACCCTGCTGTAACTGGATCAGGCCAGGGAGTTGGTCCTCACAAAGATTCCTCCGGCTGGTGGACGTTTTTGCTTCAGGCTTCACCACCAAGCGTCAAGGGACTGCAAGTTCTCAACAAGGCTGGCGACTGGATCGACGTCCCCGTAATTCCGGGCACGCTTGTGGTAAATATTGGTCAAGCATTCGAAGTAGTAACGCATGGCATTTGCAAGGCAACCATACATCGAGTGCTCTCAAGTGGCGATGAAAGATTCAGCATTCCCTTTTTCCAAGGCGTACGGCGAGACTTGACCAAAAGTCAGGCTCTTGGGACTTTGGAGGATCACTTTTCCAATTTTCGGCGCGATGCTGGTCTTGAATCAGAGGAAAGCAAGGCCATTGACTCTCCGTTCCTACGTGGCAAATACGACACTTGGGGGGAAAGCCAATTGCGAACCAAGGTACGGTCACATAGAAACAACGGTCAGAAGTTTTATCCTACAGTGTATAAGCAATACATTGAAGATGATATGTAG
- a CDS encoding uncharacterized protein (antiSMASH:Cluster_2.2~TransMembrane:10 (i110-127o139-158i170-190o202-224i272-293o305-330i339-358o364-385i397-418o430-450i)~SMCOG1106:major facilitator transporter~EggNog:ENOG41), whose product MTTKDSHDNVEADSQGARTLLTAEEEKKLLRRIDWHLMPLCSLIFMFKNLDSDNVSNARIMNQGTHQNIMNQLGMTSDEYNLVTVVYYIPYIIGETPSNILLKYFTPSKWQSRIIVTWGICLMLHAAVHNKGGLYTTRFFLGLAESGQFAGILLQMCYWYRPDEMSLRLLYFYICGNTSGIFGGLLAFAFDNASGSSGLSGWQWLFLTEGAVTIVFGIAVWFLLPDFPETASWLTDKEKAFIQARLPANAPRSNEQNFKLSEIVDSLKDVRLWLFTLIWAIYTIGTNGVRFYQSTVIANLGFTNIATAQILNIPITAASLILIGASGVFADNGRYPRPLYPIGCLLIIIACYAVLVAYPNNAGVYIATLIGNSCAAAWYPLMWPWRVQTTSRATGSAFSIGFVNSYGQIGGAVGPQIFRSKYAPHYTVPFAVAMALVALCMLVTLLTWWVTRNTERDTRTLKLARKAAEARNETILEDVVDRDLS is encoded by the exons ATGACTACCAAAGACTCTCACGATAATGTCGAA GCAGATAGCCAAGGCGCACGCACGCTTCTCACTGccgaagaggagaagaagctacTAAGGCGCATTGATTGGCATCTGATGCCTTTGTGCTCACTTATTTTCATGTTTAAAAATTTGGATTCAGACAAT GTATCGAATGCTCGAATTATGAACCAGGGAACTCATCAGAATATCATGAATCAGCTTGGCATGACATCAGATGAGTACAATCTAGTAACGGTAGTATACTAT ATACCTTATATTATCGGAGAAACGCCTTCAAATATCCTGTTAAAATACTTCACGCCGTCAAAGTGGCAGTCACGAATCATAGTTACGTGGGGTATTTGTTTGATGCTACACGCTGCTGTACATAATAAAGGCGGCCTTTATACTACGAGGTTCTTCCTTGGATTG GCAGAATCGGGCCAGTTCGCGGGAATCCTCCTTCAGATGTGTTACTGGTATCGACCAGATGAGATGTCACTAAGACTCTTGTACTTTT ACATCTGTGGCAACACTTCGGGGATTTTTGGCGGCTTATTGGCTTTTGCATTTGACAACGCGTCTGGGTCTTCTGGGCTTTCAGGATGGCAATG GCTATTTCTCACCGAAGGAGCTGTGACGATTGTGTTCGGAATCGCTGTGTGGTTTCTACTTCCAGATT TTCCGGAGACGGCAAGCTGGTTAacagacaaagaaaaggcttTTATTCAAGCTCGACTACCTGCCAACGCTCCTCGGTCCAATGAACAAAATTTTAAACTCAGCGAAATCGTCGACTCCCTTAAAGATGTCCGACTCTGGCTATTCACCCTGATCTGGGCTATTTACACAATTGGCACGAATGGCGTCCGCTTCTATCAATCGACAGTCATTGCCAATTTGGGGTTTAC AAACATTGCGACGGCTCAGATTCTCAACATACCCATTACGGCTGCGTCCTTAATTCTGATTGGGGCCTCTGGAGTTTTCGCTGACAATGGCCGGTATCCCAGGCCGCTTTATCCAATCGGATGTCTGCTGATAATAATTGCCTGCTACGCAGTTCTTGTCGCTTATCCCAATAATGCCGGTGTATATATCGCTACACTCATCGGAAACAGCTGTGCAGCAGCATGGTATCCGCTCATGTGGCCCTGGAGAGTCCAGACCACAAGTAGAGCAACAGGCTCGGCATTTTCGATTGGGTTTGTAAACTCGTATGGCCAGATTGGAGGGGCGGTGGGACCTCAGATCTTCAGAAGCAAATACGCTCCTCATTACACGGTACCATTTGCtgtcgccatggccttggtcGCCCTGTGTATGCTGGTCACTCTTCTGACGTGGTGGGTTACGCGAAACACAGAAAGAGATACCAGGACTCTTAAGCTGGCGCGCAAAGCTGCCGAAGCCAGAAATGAGACGATTTTAGAAGATGTGGTTGATAGAGACTTGAGCTAG
- a CDS encoding putative NRPS-like protein biosynthetic cluster (antiSMASH:Cluster_2.2~TransMembrane:1 (i234-252o)~SMCOG1002:AMP-dependent synthetase and ligase~EggNog:ENOG41), whose protein sequence is MGSVATLEETRSIVNIIEDDAASDPNRPFVFVPRSTRPQDGWEPVTYKQLTNAVNHVAHLVAQMVANDARKDDFPTIGYIGPNDTRYLVFMLACMKAKCQPFLPSPRNTIEGQVSLLKATDCRYFWYGEGYLPVIQKILAQRQMQVTQVPSAKEWLEATPNPFPYNHSADETRSHPWIALHTSGSTGIPKKIILSQGNLQLLGKLRSTTDQYNNPSLYNAWASRSTRVFNPMPLFHGAGVAMLMMLAINYKMPCALNIPEKPLNAELVMQCLSHAGVDGTILPPSVIEDVSSTEAGLKALTNLKFLSFGGGSLSGPVGDKLVDNGAYIINLYGSSETFPLALQEQTNPRLWRYFIFNPELMGSEMIPTAWEGVYGFKIRRDPRNASPQPVFNNFPELDEFLTGDLFEAHESLPNHFKYYGRGDDVIVFSNGEKLNPVTIEDIVVAHPALKHVLVVGQQKFQPAIILDPKNPVKSDAEAEALINDVWPLIEQANKQTVAHGRIVRQLVALSDPNMPFSLAGKGTVQRTHTVRLYGDYIEGIYLQADAAVNNVNLDLSSQQGLASSIKELLQDRLDVEQLEQDTDFFSHGVDSLQVITMAKMLQAGLEKAGVEFDPNIVATRSIYSNPSIELLSSYIFRSISKSDGENGDSAEADFSAQQIKAMEAIVAKYTRNLPERNDAQRDPNENGQTVILTGSTGSLGSYMLDQLINSPRVSKVYALNRGADGGRSRQEDTNESRTLTKDFSKVEFLGSDLSKPNFGLDAAKYAEMLSSVDRIVHNAWPVNFNMPIASFEPFIRGVRHFVDFAGASPKKVAVVFVSSIGSANSWSSSEPVPERRLEDPKLAEMGYGLSKLAASFILDAAAAQSGLATVSVRVGQIAGPKAGNGVWNPQEFVPSLIASSVYLGAIPSHIGPFQNADWVPTEDVSGIILDVAGITNSAPIAEINGYFHVQNPAKVQWSEVADTLKEFYGGRIREFTSMSEWVALLEASASDERNLDKNPAVKLLDTYRGFREKEAAGEAPVIFDMKRTISKSTTAAALKPIDAELLRKWCTAWNF, encoded by the exons ATGGGTTCCGTCGCAACGCTTGAAGAGACTCGCTCCATCGTCAACAtcattgaagatgatgctgcgagTGATCCCAACCGCCCCTTTGTCTTCGTACCCCGATCAACACGACCTCAAGATGGATGGGAACCGGTCACATACAAACAGCTAACAAATGCTGTCAATCATGTCGCTCATCTCGTTGCACAAATGGTCGCCAACGATGCCCGAAAAGATGACTTCCCGACAATTGGCTACATCGGCCCAAATGATACGCGATATCTCGTCTTCATGCTGGCATGCATGAAGGCAAAATGCCAGCCCTTTCTACCATCTCCTCGAAACACCATCGAAGGCCAAGTCTCTCTCTTGAAGGCTACCGACTGCCGCTATTTCTGGTATGGAGAAGGATACTTGCCAGTTATCCAGAAGATTCTTGCACAGCGACAGATGCAAGTAACCCAAGTTCCTAGTGCCAAGGAATGGCTCGAGGCTACGCCCAACCCTTTCCCGTATAATCATTCGGCCGATGAGACTCGATCACATCCATGGATTGCTCTTCATACTAGCGGTTCCACCGGAATCCCCAAGAAAATAATCTTAAGCCAAGGaaatctccagcttcttggcaagcTTCGCAGTACTACCGACCAGTACAATAACCCTTCTTTATACAATGCATGGGCTTCTCGTTCAACAAGAGTATTTAATCCTATGCCGTTGTTTCACGGAGCGGGAGTGGCAATGCTCATGATGCTCGCCATCAACTATAAGATGCCTTGTGCCTTGAATATACCAGAGAAACCATTAAACGCCGAGCTGGTAATGCAGTGCTTATCTCACGCTGGAGTTGATGGAACTATTCTGCCTCCTTCGGTGATTGAAGATGTCTCGTCTACTGAAGCTGGCCTGAAAGCGCTGACAAATCTCAAATTCCTCTCATTTGGAGGTGGCAGTCTGTCGGGACCAGTGGGCGACAAGCTCGTGGATAACGGAGCATACATAATTAACCTTTATGGATCCAGCGA GACTTTCCCTCTGGCCTTACAAGAGCAGACAAATCCCCGCCTTTGGCGCtatttcatcttcaaccccGAACTTATGGGATCCGAGATGATTCCAACAGCGTGGGAGGGAGTTTATGGATTCAAAATACGCCGCGACCCACGAAATGCTAGTCCCCAGCCTGTCTTCAACAACTTTCCAGAATTGGACGAATTCCTTACCGGAGACTTGTTCGAGGCTCACGAATCCTTGCCCAACCACTTCAAGTACTACGGGCGAGGAGACGATGTTATCGTCTTCTCAAACGGAGAGAAGCTGAATCCAGTGACTATAGAGGATATTGTCGTTGCTCATCCAGCTCTTAAGCATGTCTTGGTTGTGGGACAGCAAAAgttccagccagccatcatATTGGACCCGAAGAACCCCGTAAAGAGCgacgcagaagcagaagcactGATTAACGACGTGTGGCCTCTTATTGAGCAGgccaacaaacaaacagTTGCGCACGGCCGTATTGTTCGACAGCTAGTAGCCCTTTCAGACCCCAATATGCCGTTTTCGCTGGCTGGTAAAGGTACTGTGCAAAGGACCCATACTGTCCGTTTGTACGGAGATTACATTGAGGGCATCTACTTGCAGGCAGACGCTGCTGTGAACAATGTGAACTTGGacctcagcagccagcagggCTTGGCGTCATCTATCAAGGAGCTGCTTCAAGACAGGCTTGACGTTGAACAGCTCGAGCAAGATACAGACTTTTTTAGCCACGGAGTCGACTCATTACAGGTCATtaccatggccaagatgctgcaAGCCGGGCTTGAAAAGGCAGGGGTCGAGTTCGATCCCAACATTGTCGCAACTCGCTCCATCTATTCCAACCCTTCAATCGAGCTTCTTTCCAGCTACATCTTCCGATCAATATCCAAATCtgatggagagaatggcGATTCAGCAGAAGCAGACTTTAGTGCCCAGCAAATTAAAGCCATGGAGGCTATCGTCGCCAAATACACCAGAAATCTCCCCGAGCGAAATGATGCTCAACGAGACCCGAATGAAAATGGTCAAACAGTCATCTTGACAGGCTCGACAGGCTCTTTGGGAAGCTACATGCTGGATCAGCTCATCAACTCGCCTCGCGTCAGCAAAGTGTACGCTCTTAACCGCGGTGCTGACGGAGGCCGTTCTCGTCAGGAGGATACAAATGAGAGCCGTACCTTGACCAAAGACTTCTCCAAGGTTGAGTTTTTGGGCTCGGACCTGTCAAAGCCAAATTTTGGacttgatgccgccaagTATGCAGAGATGCTGTCCTCGGTGGACAGAATAGTCCACAACGCTTGGCCAGTCAACTTCAACATGCCAATCGCTTCCTTTGAGCCGTTTATCCGCGGAGTCCGCCACTTTGTCGACTTTGCGGGTGCGTCACCCAAGAAAGTTGCTGTGGTGTTTGTATCAAGTATAGGTTCTGCAAATAGCTGGTCTTCTAGTGAACCTGTGCCTGAGAGGCGACTTGAAGATCCAAAATTGGCAGAGATGGGATACGGGTTGTCGAAACTCGcggccagcttcatcttggaCGCCGCGGCGGCACAGTCAGGCTTAGCCACCGTGTCTGTGAGAGTGGGCCAAATTGCTGGGCCCAAGGCTGGAAATGGTGTCTGGAATCCGCAAGAGTTTGTACCAAGCTTGATTGCAAGCTCAGTCTATCTCGGAGCCATTCCAAGTCATATTGGCCCATTCCAAAATGCCGATTGGGTTCCGACAGAGGACGTTTCTGGAATCATCCTTGACGTGGCTGGCATCACAAATTCAGCTCCTATTGCTGAAATCAATGGCTACTTCCATGTGCAGAACCCCGCCAAGGTGCAATGGTCTGAAGTAGCCGACACCCTTAAAGAATTCTATGGCGGACGCATCAGAGAATTCACAAGCATGAGCGAATGGGTTGCGCTCTTGGAAGCCAGCGCTTCTGACGAACGGAATCTGGATAAAAACCCCGCTGTCAAGCTGCTCGACACGTATCGCGGGTTTAGAGAAAAGGAGGCAGCCGGAGAGGCACCGGTTATTTTTGACATGAAGAGGACTATTTCCAAAAGCACAACTGCCGCTGCATTGAAGCCTATTGATGCAGAGCTGTTGCGGAAGTGGTGCACTGCGTGGAACTTTTAA
- a CDS encoding uncharacterized protein (antiSMASH:Cluster_2.2) yields MLCRSALESHQKRWYGGSAASLHPSPALESADRMQAVEVARTLIRIVFIQTPM; encoded by the coding sequence ATGCTCTGTAGATCTGCGCTGGAGTCTCACCAGAAGCGCTGGTATGGCGGCTCGGCGGCTTCTCTGCATCCGAGCCCGGCCCTTGAATCCGCGGACAGAATGCAGGCCGTAGAGGTCGCGCGAACGCTGATCCGCATTGTTTTTATCCAGACGCCAATGTAA
- a CDS encoding uncharacterized protein (antiSMASH:Cluster_2.2~EggNog:ENOG41), with the protein MDVLEANEAFEDVDGQYQFTGTLVVYRDDNNIYHGFSKGRHVSPSDIRREHLSHSILIPVSAYMPLFPANFLRASDPLPCDIFAKRPLLTSYDRYHQGPQPNCIADNVLREAEICELLRKNPHPNIAEYIGCQVADGKIMSICFAKYDQTLMQAVNPHHYSKRMFRANRQGLESYLHVLEGVERGLRHLHKLGIIHNDINPSNIMLKGNVPVIIDFGSCQKEGESLEGIGRTYEWFDERVQLSLCRNDFDALEEIRIWLADDSKDFQFDE; encoded by the coding sequence ATGGACGTACTCGAGGCCAACGAAGCTTTCGAAGACGTCGACGGGCAGTATCAATTCACGGGGACTCTTGTAGTCTATCGAGACGATAACAATATCTACCATGGATTCTCAAAAGGCCGTCATGTGTCGCCATCAGACATTAGGAGAGAGCATCTTTCTCACAGCATTCTTATCCCTGTGTCTGCCTATATGCCTCTCTTTCCAGCCAATTTTTTGAGAGCTTCTGATCCTCTACCGTGCGATATCTTTGCCAAGCGACCTCTGTTAACCTCCTACGATCGGTATCATCAGGGTCCTCAGCCAAACTGCATTGCGGACAATGTGCTCAGAGAGGCAGAAATTTGCGAGCTCCTTCGAAAAAATCCACATCCCAATATCGCTGAATACATTGGTTGCCAAGTTGCCGACGGCAAAATTATGAGTATATGCTTTGCCAAGTACGACCAAACTTTAATGCAGGCGGTCAACCCCCATCACTACAGCAAAAGAATGTTTCGAGCAAATCGACAAGGCCTGGAAAGCTATCTCCATGTTTTAGAAGGAGTCGAAAGGGGACTTCGGCATCTTCATAAACTAGGAATTATCCACAACGACATCAATCCGAGTAATATTATGCTCAAAGGCAATGTACCAGTCATTATCGACTTTGGATCTTGTCAGAAGGAGGGGGAGAGTTTGGAGGGCATTGGCCGTACTTATGAATGGTTTGATGAGAGGGTTCAACTATCTCTTTGTAGGAATGACTTTGATGCATTGGAGGAAATCCGGATATGGTTGGCCGACGATTCGAAGGATTTTCAATTTGATGAGTAG
- a CDS encoding uncharacterized protein (antiSMASH:Cluster_2.2~MEROPS:MER0093133~EggNog:ENOG41), translated as MVSFSCFAKYGIASLMAASQASALTPLNLMMHAVDLHAKPDPEQRVSIEEYEKKYPNIKAYNFSVPVDHLHNESNYAPHSSDSFPLRYWLDISNYRPGGPVIILHSGEFDSEGRLPYLQHGIVPILTKATGGVGLVMEHRYYGTSFPVPDLTTENLRFLSTEQALADTAYFAKNIVFPGLEHLDLTAPGTPWIIYGGSYAGAFAAFARKLYPETFYGAISSSGVTAAVEDYWQYFEAARQYAPGNCGPNTQKITQVVDSVLFSGDRAKVRKFKDMFGLGDLEDDEFASTIIRGLYGLQSTNWDPEEDEISLGVYCALIGSDAQLFSSTAHLTLTVRDLVKEAGFATESEVLSNRMLNYIGYIKNYVKKTFKSACKSKSAKQCFSARYAPNDVRLEAGWLRSWAYQVCTQWGYFVTGSGTPKDQLPMISRAITLEYASIQCEKLFNITTSPDVQSINKLGGFNFSYPRLAIIDGAQDPWKAATPHATGLPDRESTTSEPFLLIDWGVHHWDEYGLPEDVHVPGLPPPQVTQAHQAEVEFVKAWLKEWKEENGSSSAGLDREEEIIDEL; from the exons ATGGTCTCGTTCAGTTGCTTCGCCAAGTatggcatcgccagcctCATGGCCGCGAGCCAGGCATCTGCCTTGACGCCTCTCAATCTGATGATGCACGCCGTCGACCTCCACGCGAAACCCGACCCAGAGCAGCGCGTATCGATCGAGGAGTACGAGAAGAAATACCCTAATATCAAGGCGTACAACTTTTCGGTGCCGGTCGACCATTTGCACAACGAGTCAAACTATGCGCCTCATTCAAGCGACTCGTTTCCACTACGATACTGGCTGGACATTTCAAATTACCGTCCAGGTGGGCCGGTCATCATCCTTCACAGTGGCGAATTTGATAGCGAAGGCAGATTGCCATATCTTCAGCATGGAATCGTTCCCATCCTGACCAAGGCTACGGGCGGTGTTGGGCTCGTCATGGAGCATCGATACTACGGCACCAGCTTCCCCGTTCCAGACCTCACGACCGAGAACCTGCGCTTCCTCTCAACAGAGCAAGCGCTCGCCGACACTGCATACTTTGCTAAAAACATCGTGTTTCCCGGCTTGGAGCATCTCGACTTGACCGCTCCTGGGACCCCATGGATCATTTACGGCGGCTCGTATGCTGGcgcctttgctgcctttgcccGCAAGCTGTATCCAGAGACATTCTACGGCGCAATCTCATCCTCAGGGGTCACGGCTGCCGTTGAGGATTATTGGCAGTACTTCGAGGCAGCGCGCCAGTATGCGCCCGGCAACTGCGGGCCAAACACGCAAAAGATTACCCAAGTCGTAGACTCAGTTCTCTTCAGCGGCGATAGGGCTAAGGTGCGTAAATTCAAGGACATGTTTGGTCTGGGAGATCTCGAGGACGACGAATTTGCTTCCACCATTATTCGGGGCCTCTACGGGCTGCAGTCCACCAACTGGGACCCGGAAGAGGACGAGATTTCTCTCGGAGTCTACTGCGCCCTCATCGGCTCTGATGCCCAACTCTTCTCGAGTACAGCCCATCTCACCCTAACGGTGAGAGATCTCGTCAAGGAAGCCGGCTTTGCTACCGAATCCGAGGTTCTGTCCAATCGCATGCTCAATTATATTGGCTATATCAAAAATTATGTCAAAAAGACGTTCAAGTCGGCTTGTAAAAGTAAATCTGCCAAGCAATGCTTCTCTGCCCGCTATGCCCCAAATGACGTGAGACTTGAAGCTGGCTGGTTACGCAGCTGGGCCTACCAAGTGTGCACACA ATGGGGATATTTTGTGACTGGCTCTGGTACGCCCAAGGACCAGCTTCCAATGATATCTCGAGCCATTACTCTCGAATACGCCTCGATACAATGCGAGAAGCTCTTCAACATCACCACCTCTCCCGATGTGCAGTCCATCAATAAACTAGGAGGATTCAACTTTAGCTATCCTCGTCTGGCAATCATAGACGGAGCTCAGGATCCATGGAAAGCCGCCACTCCCCATGCGACTGGCCTGCCCGACCGGGAGTCAACTACCAGCGAGCCCTTCTTGCTTATTGACTGGGGTGTCCACCACTGGGATGAGTACGGCCTGCCCGAGGATGTTCACGTCCCGGGCCTGCCCCCGCCACAAGTTACTCAGGCACACCAGGCCGAGGTTGAGTTTGTCAAGGCGTGGCTGAAGGAATGGAAGGAGGAAAATGGAAGCTCATCAGCAGGGCTGGATCGGGAAGAGGAGATTATAGATGAGCTATAG
- a CDS encoding uncharacterized protein (antiSMASH:Cluster_2.2~TransMembrane:1 (o129-153i)~EggNog:ENOG41): MGFPSHYSEAERNGDDFSGAQRGRSATISTSSQSVLFHNDGGRRNLIRATPGAPMSPDRGRSVDQTAATFYREGTPPPPPTTRDTNLDVSSTTNILNKAGEFYDYQYDHVAPPAPLPVKATICGVTTRLFWLIMAAIGLLVAIGVGVGVGVGLSTKHKAVVQPSPTTSSAPGSHTSTSTSSKTASPTESLPSNLLGCPQANNTRYAVPGSQKTFLLICGIDYSGAGQAVEVGNLYTVDMEDCMANCATFPGCTGAGWGIIPGDAGSEHRCWLKGDLGKTHLLKPGWYFAILQ, translated from the exons ATGGGGTTTCCGTCTCATTACAGCGAGGCCGAGAGAAATGGAGATGACTTCAGCGGTGCACAGCGAGGACGTTCAGCCACCATCAGCACAAGCAGCCAAAGCGTCCTGTTCCACAACGACGGCGGCAGACGAAATCTGATCCGTGCAACTCCGGGGGCCCCGATGTCTCCAGACCGGGGCAGATCGGTTGACCAAACCGCCGCGACTTTTTATCGCGAAGggacgccgccgcctcctccgaCGACCAGAGATACGAATCTCGATGTGTCGAGCACCACCAACATTCTTAACAAAGCCGGAGAATTCTACGATTACCAGTATGACCATGTCGCTCCGCCAGCTCCGTTACCTGTAAAAGCCACCATCTGCGGGGTGACTACCCGGCTGTTTTGGCTCATAATGGCGGCTATTGGGCTACTTGTAGCGATCGGAGTCGgcgttggagttggagttggTCTCAGTACGAAGCACAAGGCAGTTGTTCAACCAAG CCCTACGACAAGTTCTGCTCCGGGGTCACACACATCGACGTCGACGAGTTCAAAGACTGCTTCTCCCACCGAGTCTCTCCCATCTAACCTCCTTGGCTGTCCCCAAGCCAACAATACAAGATACGCCGTTCCCGGCTCACAAAAGACCTTTTTGCTCATCTGCGGAATAGACTACAGCGGCGCAGGCCAGGCAGTCGAAGTGGGAAACTTGTATACAGTAGACATGGAGGATTGTATGGCCAACTGTGCAACGTTTCCGGGCTGCACAGGTGCGGGATGGGGGATTATACCAGGCGATGCAGGGAGCGAGCATAGATGCTGGCTAAAGGGAGACTTGGGGAAGACGCATCTGTTGAAGCCTGGGTGGTATTTTGCGATTTTACAATAA